From the Actinomyces sp. zg-332 genome, the window TCCATTATCACTTCTTTCAACTGGACTCCGAAAACAAGCCAGATAGATGTTCGGCGTTGTCTACGCTTGCAGGGCAGCGTTCTCACATTCAAGACTTGGCTATTTGAACTCGAGATCCTGTTCTCCTTCATCCTCACGTAGGTCGACCAAGAGTCCAGGTCTGTCTGCTTCATCATTAATGCCGAATACAAGTTCGGTCGCATCGTCACGGTCGAAGTGCGTGGTTGGTGTGACGTCGGTGTTGTTGAGAACGATCAGTTGCCCGTAGTCGCCGCTGTTAACCATGTAGTCGAATAGGTTCCGTAGGAGCCCAGTCTTGGGTCTGCCTGATTCGTCTCGGCTAGTGATGAGATTGTTGCCATCGGCTTGGTGTTCGAAGCCGAGTGTTGGCGTATCGATGACGACGATTGAGGGCTTGTGGATCGCGTGCTCATGAATGTAGCGACGGAGGGTAAGGACAAGCACGGTATTGAAGAACGCTCGGTATCCCTTTCCGTGTGAGCGTTTTGATTTTCGGCCGATACGGATATCGAAGTCTGTCTGATCCAGATACGCCTGGTCTGCATCCTTGAATTGAGATTCAGCCAAGATTTCTTGCAGATACTTAGCCATGTCAGTAAAGAAGGAAGATGGAAAGAGATCCACAGGATCGTAGTCTTCGGTCGGCGCAGGTGGGCTGGTCAGTGTCGTGATCTGGTCGATTAGTTCGTCGTGTTGAGTGTCGAGCATACGACTTTCAGTGAGCCTCGCTTGGTGTGCTTCGAGGTCAGCAATTTGACTCTTGAGAGCTGTGATTCTCGGTAGGACCGCTTCAGAAAGTCTTGTTTCCGCAGATCGCTGCTCATCGCGGAGACTTTTCAGGTGAACTTCAAGCGCGGCAATCTGGTCATTGAGTGATGACTGTACTTGCGCAAGTTCTTCGAGGTCGCCCACCCGCATTTCTGCCTCTGCTTGTGCTGCCTCTTTGTAATCAGGCATTTCATGGTTAGACAGTGGGCTGCCACAAAAAGGGCAGTCTGACGGTTCGGGCAATGTTTGAATCGCCTGTTGAGCGTCAGCAACGAAAGTGAGGCGCTTGATATCGCCGATGTAGACCGACGCTAGGTCCTCATATCGGTCGGCCGCCATGGTACGAACTGACAGTTCCTGTTCGACTGCAGAGATATTTCGTGTGAGTTCCGAAAGCTCCTGCCGTGCTTGATCTTGGATGGTGTTGAGTTGAGACAGCTCGGCAGTGAGTTGTGTGATTTCAGCGGTGATATCCCGGCCATCGTCTTCCCCGCGAAATTTCTTGAGTGTTTCACGCATGCGACCAACCTGATCGAGACGCTCACCGAGAAAGGGAAGCAGGATGTTCTTTCTTGATTCAACTACGGCGGGATCCTCATGCTCAGGAAGGAGCGAGAGATCGCGGTCATAAAACAATGTGAGGAATGCTGAGAGAGTGGCGAATTTCGTCGTCGTGAAGATCGATTCCTCTGATGTGATTCGCCCTTCTGATCTATGCAATGTGTCTGAAAAGCTTTTCCAGGTTAGTGGTTTTCGACTGCCGTATTGGTTGGTAAGAACTACACGTCGTTCTTTGATCCCCAAGAGACGGAGCAATAGGTCTGAGACCGTTACCCCGCTGGCTGAAGATTCCGTGGGTTGTGCAGGATATTCGTCATAGGGAATGCCGAATACTG encodes:
- a CDS encoding ATP-binding protein; this encodes MKNGFWIENIIYSGDGVASTQVDFKPGFNIIHGPSDTGKTYLAKTIKYMLAGSTRPFSAGTGYSVISMTLRTDEGKVKLIRTIGSSKITVAADPVFGIPYDEYPAQPTESSASGVTVSDLLLRLLGIKERRVVLTNQYGSRKPLTWKSFSDTLHRSEGRITSEESIFTTTKFATLSAFLTLFYDRDLSLLPEHEDPAVVESRKNILLPFLGERLDQVGRMRETLKKFRGEDDGRDITAEITQLTAELSQLNTIQDQARQELSELTRNISAVEQELSVRTMAADRYEDLASVYIGDIKRLTFVADAQQAIQTLPEPSDCPFCGSPLSNHEMPDYKEAAQAEAEMRVGDLEELAQVQSSLNDQIAALEVHLKSLRDEQRSAETRLSEAVLPRITALKSQIADLEAHQARLTESRMLDTQHDELIDQITTLTSPPAPTEDYDPVDLFPSSFFTDMAKYLQEILAESQFKDADQAYLDQTDFDIRIGRKSKRSHGKGYRAFFNTVLVLTLRRYIHEHAIHKPSIVVIDTPTLGFEHQADGNNLITSRDESGRPKTGLLRNLFDYMVNSGDYGQLIVLNNTDVTPTTHFDRDDATELVFGINDEADRPGLLVDLREDEGEQDLEFK